The Marinobacter szutsaonensis DNA window CGCCAGCAGGTACTGGGTCAGGTCGTTGGAACCTACGGACAGGAAATCCACCCGGTCCGCCAGTTCACGGATCTGGTAGACGGCCGCAGGAATCTCCACCATGACGCCGACCTTCGGCATGTGGATGTCATAGCCCTCTTCCCTCACCTCGTGATACACGCGGTAGATCAGGTGCAGGGATTCCTCGACTTCCGAGATATTGCTGATCATGGGCAACATGATCTGCAGATTATTCAGCCCTTCACTGGCCTTGAGCATGGCCCGGACCTGTACCAGGAAGATTTCCGGGTGGTCCAGGGTGACCCGGATGCCACGCCAGCCCAGGAACGGGTTTTCCTCATTGATCGGGAAGTATGTCAGCGCCTTGTCACCACCGATGTCCAGGGTGCGCATGGTGACCGGATTGGGGGCGAAGGCTTCCAACTGCTCCCGATAATACTCCCGCTGCTCCTGCTCGGAGGGGAAGCGGTCCTTGATCATGAACGGCACTTCCGTGCGGTACAGGCCGATACCCTCGGCACCATGGGAAAGGGACCGCACCACATCGGTCATCAGACCGGTGTTCACCAGGAGCGATACCCGGTGGCCATCGGTGGTCTCGCAGGGCTTGTCACGAAGCGCCTCAAGCCCCCGGATCAACTCATCCTCTTCGTCACAGATAGCCTGGTAGAAGGCACGGAGATCCTGTGACGGCGAGGCGAAGATCTGGCCCTCGAAGCCATCAACAATCAATTCCTTGCCATCAAGCTGGTTGACCGGGATATCCACCAGGCCCATCACCGTGGGCACGCCCATGGCCCGGGCCAGGATCGCCACATGGGAGTTACTGGAGCCCTTGACCGAAACCAGGCCCACCAGTTGTCCTTTGGGCACCTCCCCGAGCATGGCAGGCGTCAGCTCCTCGCTGACCAACACCGTTCTCTCCGGGTAGACCAGGTGCTTCTGTTCACCTTCCTGCAAATGGGACAGCAGGCGCCGGCCAAGATCCCGGATATCCACCGCCCGCTCCTGCAGGTAGTGGTCATCCATCATCTCGAAGTGGCGGACATACTGCTGGACCACCTGCTTGAGCGCGCCCTGGGCCCAGGTGCCGTCAGCAATCTTGTTGGCCACTTCGCCGGGCAAAGCCTCGTCTCCCAGCATGCGGAGGTAGACATCGAACAACGCCTGTTCTTCGGGCCGCAACTGGCTGGCCAGTCGCTTGGCCACGCGTTCAATATCTTCCCGTACCGCCTTGACCGCAGCCTTGAACAGCTTCAGCTCACCCTCGATATCTTCCGTGGGCTTTTCCGGGACCACATCCAGGTCCGCCGCCGGATACACCACCACACCGGTGCCGATGGCGACACCGGGTGCACCGGGCACACCGTTGAAACTGACATCCCTGGCTTCCTCGCCGGTCAGGGACAGTCCACTGATGGCACCGGTGGCTTCACTGTGGGCGATAACCCCGGCCAACTGGGCAGAGACCGTCACCAGAAAAGCTTCTTCACCCTCGTCAAAACACCGAGAGCTTTCCCGCTGCTGAACCACCAGCACACCGAGTACCCGGCGATGGTGAATGATGGGAACCCCCAGGAAGGAGCGGAAGCGCTCTTCACCGGTCTCGGGGAAATAACGATAGCGGGGATGAGAGGGGGCATCCTCGAGGTTGATGGGCTCCTCGCGGGAGCCCACCAAGCCGACCAGACCTTCCGAATAACCCAGGCTCACCTGACCCACCGCCTTGCGGTAGAGGCCCTCGGTGGCCATCAGGATATAGCGGTTGGTGGCGGGGTCGAGCAGGTAGACGGAGCAGACCTCGGTATTCATGGCCTTTTGCACCCGCGATACAATGATATCCAGCGCCTCCTGCAGATCGCGGGCGCTGTTTACCTCTTGTACAAGACTTCGCAGTATGCTCAGCATGGCAGGGTCAGTCCGTCATCTTGAGTGATCCTTCAGGCGCCGGTTCTGTTCGGCTTTCCGCCACTGTTCCATGTTGTAGAACAGTCGTGGAGCCAGCTCCCGCAGCGCACGTCTGTATACTTCTCGTTTGAATGAAACCACCTGGCCTAGCGGGTACCAGTAGCTAACCCACTGCCACCCGTCGAATTCCGGTGAATCCGTGCCGTCCACACGCACTTGCGCGTCCGGCGATAACATCCTCAGCAGGAACCATTTCTGTTTTTGGCCCACACACACAGGGTGTGAGTGATGGCGCACCATCCTCCTGGGAAGACGGTACCTCAGCCAGCCCCGAGTACAGCTGATGATTTCCACATCACTGGCTGTGAGGCCGATTTCCTCTCCAAGCTCCCGGTAAAGCGCATCCTCCGGTGATTCGTTGTGCTTGATTCCACCTTGGGGAAACTGCCAGGAGTCCTGACCTATTCGCCTTGCCCAGAGAACTTCGCCCCTGTGGTTGGCCAGAATGATTCCGACATTGGGTCTGAAACCGTCTGAATCGATCACGGCACAGTCCTCGCAAAAGTCGGCCGCCGGTCAATTTCTGACCGGCGAAAATTGTCCAAGTTGCTCTCATTCTTACAGAATCCCAAGGGTTCGGCAAACGGAGCCGATGCCGACAGGTCATGGTAGACTGTGAGCCTTCCTGAAAGCCCTTGTAACAGCGGAGGACACCCTTTGACGCTCGCACTTTTTGATCTGGACAACACCCTGCTGGCTGGCGACAGCGACCACGCCTGGGGCGAATTTCTGGTGGAAGAAGGTCTGGTCGATGCCGAGGAATACCGCAAAGCCAACGACCGGTTCTACGAGGAATACCTGAACGGCGAGCTGGACATCTTCCACTACCTCCGCTTCGCCCTGCAGCCGCTGGCCCGGCATGACATAGACGAACTGCTGGCGTGGCGCGAAGCCTTTCTTGAGAAAAAAGTACGCCCAATGATGCAGGAAAAGGCCCGGGAACTGCTGGACCGGCATCGCCAGCAGGGCCACACCCTGATGATCATCACCGCCACCAACCGGTTTGTGACCGAGCCGATTGCGGAGTTGTTAGAGGTTGAGCACCTGATCGCCACCGAGCCGGAACTGGTGAATGGCCGGTATACCGGGGAGGTCGCCGGCGTCCCCAGCTTCCAGGACGGCAAGGTGACCAGGCTGAACGACTGGCTTGACCATCACAAACGCACGCTGGAGGGGGCCTGGTTCTACAGCGACTCCCATAACGATGTGCCACTTTTGAAGCAGGTGGAAAACCCGGTGGCGGTGGATCCGGACCCGAGGCTGGAAGCGCTGGCGAAGGAATCGGGGTGGCCGGTGATTTCTTTGCGGGGGTGAGTTCGGGGTGAACGAGGGGTCAGATGAAGGCTTTCATCAGACCCCGGGAATCAGGCCCCGGGATTAGAATTGGGGTCTGAAGAAAGCCTTCTTCTGACCCCGTTTTCAGCCTCTCACATAAACCCGGTCAGCGAGCGCACGAAACACGACTTGATGTAATCCGTCTCCGGAATCCCCGGAATCACCGGATGATCCGGCGCCTGGTGGCCCTGCTCCAGCAGCTGCACGAACCGGTCAATCTTGCGGCCGCTGCTGCGGATGATGTCGATCAGCTTTTCCTGGGACAGATGCATGGAACAGGACGCCGACACCAGCAACCCGTCCCGCTCAAGCAGCCGAAGCCCCAACTGGTTCAGACGGGCATAGGCCTGTTCACCGGCTTTCTGATCCCGGCGCCGCGGAATCAGCGCCGGCGGATCCAGGACCACGATGTCATATTTCTCTTTCTCGTCCGCCAGCGCCTTCAGCGCTTCGAAGGCATCGCCCTCGATGGTTTCGATATTGTCGAGCCCGTTGATCTTCGCATTATGGTGTACCGCATCGATCGCCGTTGCCGAGGCGTCGACACAAGTCACCTGGGTAGCACCGGCACAGGCGGCCTGCAGCCCCCAGCCACCGACATAACTGAACACATCCAGCACCCGCTTACCGGGCGCGTAAGCCTGCAACCGCTGACGATTCATCCGGTGGTCATAGAACCACCCGGTTTTCTGGCCGCCGGCCAGCGGCACCTCAAAGCGAACGCCATTCTCATCGACCTGCAGCAGATCCGCCTCCGGCCCGTGTGCCTGTTCCACATAGGTATCCAGACCCTCAACCTTCCGCATCTTGCCGTCGTTCTTCAGGATAATCGCCTTGGCATGCACCAGACGCTGAACAGCGCGAACAATCGCCTCCTTCATGAGCTCCATGCCCGCCGTGGAAATCTGCACCACCACGGTGTCCCCGAAACGATCAACCACCAGCCCGGATAGCCCGTCGCTGTCACCAAACACCCAGCGGTAGAACGGCTTGTCGAACAGCCGCTCCCGCACCGCCAGCGCAAGCTCCATCCGTTCCGTCAGCCGCTGCGGCGTCATTCCCTGGGACGGATTCCGGCTGATCAAGCGGCCACAGATCAGCGCATGGGGGTTCACAAACACCGTTCCCAACGGCTTGTCATTGGACGCCCGCAGCTCGGCCTGATCACCGGGCTGGAACTCCGTCAGCGGCGTACGGCGGGTATCCACCTCATTGCTGTATACCCACAAATGGCCGGCACGGAGGCGGCGCTCGGCGCCCTTGCGCAGGTAAAGAACCGGAAAATCCATCAAATATCACCTGAGGAAAATTGGAAAGTTAAGAGCTAACGCCGGCATCGGCCAGCACTGTTGTCCGGGCGTGTTTCAGGGTGGGCCTTCCGAAACTGTGCGGAGCCAGGGATGGCGGAGCCCAAGCGCCCCAGGGATGGGTTTGAGCGTGTTTCGGAAGGCCCGCCCTGAAACACGCATGCTCCGAAGCTACTTACTCCTCGGCAGCCACATGCTCTGCGTAAGCAGCGGCATCCATCAGCCCGTCCAGCTCACCGGCATCCTCCAGCTTCACCTTGAACATCCAGCCATCACCATACGGATCCTCATTGACCAGCTCCGGCTCGTCCTCAAGGTTCTCATTGACCGCAATCACCTCACCGGTCACCGGGCTGAACACATCCGAAGCCGACTTCACCGACTCGGCTACACCGGCTTCCTGGCCACCGTTAACCGTCACACCAACATCCGGCACACCGATGTACACCACATCGCCGAGCTGTTCCTGGGCAAAATCGGTAATACCTACGGTAGCGGTGCCATCGTCAGCAACCCGCACCCACTGGTGGGTCTCAATGTATTTCAGGTCTGAGGGAATATCACTCATGATTGTGCTTCCTGTTAAATTTTTCGCGCAGTTTAACGCAAGAGCCTAGCCCCAGCGAACCTCCCGAGCCAGGTTCATGAACGAATTCAGATAATCTACCTCACAATCCCGTTCACGAAGGCCCAGAAAGATCTGCTTCGGCAGCCCTTCCTCTCCCAGACGCACCGGAACCACCGGGAGCTTCTCAGCATACTCCGCCACCAGCCATTTCGGCAGCGCAGACACACCCCGCCCGGCGGCGACCATCTGCAACATGATGTCCGTCGTCTCGATGGTCTTGTGCCGCGCAGGGCTGGCATGAGCCGGCAGGAAGAAGCGGGTATAGATATCCAGCCGCTCCACCTCCACCGGATAGGTGATCAGGGTTTCCCGCTCCAGGTCCCCGGGCACGACAAACTCCCTGTTCGCCAACGGATGATCCCGGGAGACCACCAGAACCTGCTCGTAATCGAACACCGGCTCAAATACCAATCCGGGCCGATGCAGCGGGTCCGGGGTCACCAGCATATCGATGTCATGACCGAACAAGGCGCCGATCCCACCAAACTGGAATTTCTGTTTCACATCCACATCCACATCCGGCCAGCGCTCAAGATAAGGCCCAACCACCTTCAGCAACCACTGGTAACAGGGATGGCATTCCATGCCGATCCGGAGCGTCCCGCGCCTCCCACTGGCAAATTGACCGATAACTTCTTCCGCGTGTTCAAGCTGGGGAAGAAGGCGATTCGCCAGCGACAGCAGATACTCACCCGCTTGGGTCAGCCGTAACTGACGACCATCCCGCAGCCACAGAGGTGTGCCCAGATAACGCTCCAGCTTGCGAATGGCATGGCTGAGTGCCGACTGCGTGAGGTGCAGGGACTCTGCCGCCGCCGTCAGGGAGCCGTCGCGATCAACGGCACGGAGAATCTCGAGATGGTGTCGATCAATCATGGGCCAACACGCTATTTAGTGAATTTATTTCATGGAATGCTGAAATAATACCATTTTCATTCATGCCACAGCCCACCTAACCTGACTGACTCTTATCCAAAGCAAAAAAAATCAGACGTCAGGAGTACAAGATGGTTACCACTCACTCACTGGGCTACCCCCGTATTGGCGCCCAACGGGAGCTTAAATTCGCTCTGGAAGCCTACTGGCAAGGCCGGCTGACCGAGGAGGAGCTGGAGATTACCGCCAGTGACCTGCGACGCCGCCACTGGCAAGACCAACAGGCGCTGGATCTTGTGCCGGCAGGAGACTTTTCCCTGTACGACCAGGTACTGGACATGAGCGAAACCCTCGGACACCTCCCTGAACGGGCAGGCAAGCCGGGCGGTCACAGACTCGACCGGTATTTCCGGGCCGCACGGGGCCGCGGTGCCAATGACGATGGCTGCTGCGGCACCCAGGCCGGCGAAATGACCAAGTGGTTCGACACCAACTATCACTACATTGTCCCGGAGTTTCACCGGACCACGGAATTCAAGCTCGACAGCACCCGGATTCTGGCCCAGCTCGACGAGGCGCAGCAACAGGGTTTCCGAGCCAAACCGGTCATCATCGGCCCGGTCACCTATCTCTGTCTGGGCAAAGCCAAGGACGGAAGCGATCCCCTGGCACTACTCGAGCGACTCCTGCCCGTTTACGGTGAGTTGCTCGATCAACTCGCCGAGGCCGGTGCGGAATGGGTCCAGGTGGATGAGCCTGCCCTGGTCACCGAACTGGACGATCGCTGGCGCCACGCCTTCAGCCTTGCCTACCATCACCTCAAGGGCGCCCGCCCGAAACTCCTGCTGACCACCTATTTCGGCCAGCTGCGGGAGAACCTCCAGCTCGCCTGCGAATTGCCGGTGGCCGGGATGCATCTGGATGCCGTGGCGGCCCGACCTGAAGCGGACCGGCTGGCCGACTGGCTGGCGCCACACAAAGTGCTGTCGCTCGGGGTCATCAACGGCCGGAACATCTGGAAAACCGACCTCAATGCGACGCTGGACTGGCTGGAACCCCTGCATGCGCGACTCGGCAGCCGGCTCTGGCTGGCCCCGTCCTGCTCACTGCTGCATGTTCCTGTCGATCTGGAACGTGAAGACAAGCTCGATCCGGAAATTCGTCAGTGGCTTTGCTTTGCCCGCCAGAAACTCCGGGAGCTCGCCACCCTGGCCAAAGCCTTGAACCATGGCCGGGCCAGTGTCGCCCGGGAGCTCGAGGACAACCACATCGCCGTTCACTCTCGCAGGCGGTCGCCGCGAACCCACAACCCGGCAGTTCGCGAGGCGATTTCCCGAATTACGCCACAGCTTGGCCAGAGAAACAGCACTTTCGAGGCTCGCCACAAGCTCCAGAGCAGGGCCCTGCCTCTCCCCCGGTTTCCGACCACCACCATCGGCTCTTTCCCGCAAACCGGAGACATCCGGCAAGCCCGCCAACAATACCGGGCCGGGAAACTGGGCAAAGGAGATTACCTGACCCGGATCAAGCAGGAGATTGCCCACTGCATCCGTGAACAGGAGGTTCTGGGCCTGGACGTCCTGGTCCATGGTGAAGCCGAGCGGAACGACATGGTGGAGTATTTCGGGGAGCAACTGGATGGTTATTCCTTCAGCCGGTTTGGCTGGGTCCAGTCCTATGGCTCACGCTGCGTCAAACCACCCATCCTGTTCGGTGATATCACCCGACCAAAAGCCATGACCATAAACTGGCTCCGGTACGCCCAGTCGCTGACCGATAAGCCAGTGAAGGGCATGCTCACCGGACCGGTCACCATGCTCAACTGGTCTTTTGTCCGGGACGACCAGCCCCGGGCCGAGACCTGCTGGCAGCTGGCCCTGGCCATCCGCGAAGAGGTGCAGGACCTGGAGCGCGCCGGCACCCGGATCATCCAGATTGACGAAGCGGCGCTACGAGAAGGTCTGCCCCTGCGAAAATCCGACTGGCAGGACTATCTGGACTGGGCCATCGACGCCTTCCGGATTGCCGCCAACGGGGTCGATGACACAACCCAGATCCACACCCACATGTGCTATTCGGAGTTCAATGACATCATCCAGGCGATTGCCCGGATGGACGCCGATGTCATTACCATCGAGACTTCCCGTTCCGACATGGAGCTCCTCGATGCCTTCCAGGATTTCGAGTATCCCAACGATATCGGCCCCGGTGTCTACGACATTCATTCTCCCAACGTGCCGGAACAGGCGGAGATCATTGCCCTGATGGAGAAGGCAGCGGAGAGGATTCCAGCCGAACGGCTGTGGATAAACCCGGACTGCGGCCTGAAAACCCGGCAATGGCAGGAGGTGAGCCCGGCCTTACGGGCGATGGTCGCGGCAGCTAGGGAACTCAGACAGCGACTGGCGCAACCGGCCGAGAACGGCGAACTGGTAACTCAGTAGCCCGAGCTCTTCTGATCCAGCTCGAACTCGAAGGCCCTGGCGCGATGAACTTCGGTGCTGAAGTGACCGCCCGGCTCGAGCTCGAACCAACGGTAACCCGGCGCCAGCGGCTCCACGGAAAAGTCCCTGGCGCCGGAGGTGAACTGGATACAGGTGGAGGGTGTGGCAAGCAGCTGCACCCCGTTCCGGATTTCTGCGTGCTCCTGATGGACATGCCCCCAGAGCACGACCCGTACCTGGGGATGGCGGTCGATCACCGCCCAGAAGGCGTCACGATTGCGAAGTCCAATTTGCTCCATCCAGTCCGCCCCGATGTCCACCGGATGATGGTGCAGTGTGACCAGTGTCGGCACATCGGGATATTCGGAAAGCGCGCGTTCGAGAAACGCCAGCTCACTGTCCGCCAGCTCGCCATAAACCTTGCCATGGACGGAGGAATCCAGCAGCACGAAATGCCAGCCGCCCTGCAGGATTTGGCGGCGATCGGCCTGATACTCCGCCGCAACACGGCTGAGAACTCCGGAGTCATCGTGATTACCGGCCAGCCAGGCGGAGCCGCAGTGGAAGGAGGAAAGACTGTCACCGAAAACACGATACGCCTGTTCCGAGGCGTCCTGGGCCAGATCTCCGGTGGCCAGGATCAGGTCCGGCTGACCATGGGCCTGCAATACCTCATCGACCACGGCCGCGAGACTGTCCCGCGTATTTACGCCCAGCAATGCACCGTCCTCACGGGCCATCAGATGGGGGTCTGTTATCTGGAGCACCCGCAAGGGGCGGGCCTCGTCCGGTCTGGTCATGGCGAACCTGTTAAGACTGATGCAACCACTTGAAACAGGGACAAGTGTACGACGAACGCGTCAGAATGGGTCAACGGCAATTGCAACCGGAGTCACATTCCCGCCAGGCGCCGTCAACATATTGCTATTTTTGACAACTATGACACATCCACCGCGGGCCATCAGTCCACACCCTCGCCGGCTGGCCAGGCAGCGTACTCCATGGGCAAATGGCCAAAGCGCAGACAATAATCCAGCCAGTCAGCCAGGAAGCCATTCACCTGAACCTTCTCGTCAGGGTGATGCATGAAGCGGTTGGGATAATCATTGACCGGCGCAATCTGTCGGTCCCGGTAACAGCTGATCACCTCGGCCATGGCAGCGTCGTGATAGACGCGCACGGTCATCTGGGGATTGTTCAGCCAGCGACCGGAATTGTGGACCTGTTCCAGCAACAGGGTTTCGGTAAATCGGGCCGTCTGCAGAACCTTGATCCGGACCCGCCCCAGGTACTGGTTCTCCCGGTGCAACTCGAACTCGCACACCGGCTTGCCATCGGCTTCCAACTGACGCAACTTGCTCAGGCGCTGGTAATTGCCGTCGCACAGGGCGCCGAGCTGCCGGAGATCCGGCACGTAGCGCTTGGGTTTCATGGTCCACTCGGTCATCACTGCTTTCCTTCACGGAGTCTTGAACGGTTCAGTTCAAGCCATTGAAGCGCGATGATAGCGGCAGCGTTGTTGATCCGGCCATCGTGGATCATGGCTATGGCTTCGTCCGCAGACACCACGTGGGCCCGGATATCTTCGTGCTCGTGTTCCACGCCGTACAGGCCGCCAGCATCTTCGGTGCTGATATGGCCACAGTACAGGTGAATCATTTCAGTGCTGCCGCCCGGAGACACCAGGTAATCGCAGATCTTGTCGAGCCGGCTGAAGGTGAGCCCGGCCTCTTCCTGGCCTTCCCGCTGGGCCACTTCTTCGGGGGTTTCACCGTCTTCGTTCATTCCGGCCACGAGCTCGAGCAGCCATGGGGACTGGCTGCGCCCGAGGGCACCGAGGCGGAACTGTTCGAGCAGGACGACTTCGTCCCGGTCGCAGTCGTAGGGCAGCACGCAGGTGGCGTCACCCCTTATGAAGAGTTCCCGGGTAAAGACCGGCATGTCACGGCCGTCAAAACGCGGGTGGGTCAGCCAGAGCTTGTCCATGCGGAAGAAGCCCTGGAAGACGGTTTCGCGTTTTTCGACTTTGACGTCGCTGTCTTTGAACTGGAACGGTTCGGTCATCGTTCACCCCGGTTGGTAATCGACTTTGAACGATAGCCGGTTGTTGGGGCTTCCTGCAAGCTCACGATCTGGCCTTTCGGCTCCTGACCTAGCCTGATAGTTGCGGGGCTGGGTGAATCGGGAAGGGCCTCCCAAAACACGCTCCTTGCGGCACGTCCATGTGACGCTTGAGCTCCGCCATCCATGGCTCCGCACAGTTTTGGGAGGCCCTTCCCGATTCACCCGATCTGACACCCTGCAAATCGCAAGTCGAGTACCTGCCACTTAGATAACATGGACATATCGCTTCTGATTTCCCGGTTTCTTCTAGCGAATTCCCTGAAACCTGATAGAGCTCGGTGGGTGGCCCGGTTCAGGACTGTGCGGAGCCAGGGATGGCGGAGCCCAAGCGCCCCAGGGATGGGCCGTCAGGAGCGTGTCCTGAACCGGGCCACCCACCGGGCTCCACCCTCGAAGTCACAGTCCTGCGAACCAGAGCACCACGCTATCAGACCTTGTCGTAAAGCTTCCCGCCAGACTCCACAAACTCACGGGACTTCTCCTGCATCCCGGCGTCGATCGCAGAAACCTCGTCCAACCCGTTTTCTGCCGCGTAATCCCGGACTTCCTGGGAGATCTTCATGGAACAGAACTTGGGACCACACATGGAACAGAAGTGAGCCACCTTGGCGGAGTCCTTGGGAAGGGTTTCGTCGTGGTAGGCCCGGGCGGTGTCCGGGTCCAGGCCGAGGTTGAACTGATCCTCCCAGCGGAACTCGAAACGCGCCTTGGATAAGGCATTGTCACGGATCTGAGCACCCGGATGGCCTTTGGCCAGGTCCGCGGCGTGGGCGGCGATCCTGTAAGTGATGATGCCGGTCTTCACGTCGTCCTTATTGGGCAGGCCCAGGTGCTCTTTCGGGGTCACATAGCAGAGCATGGCACAGCCGTACCATCCGATCATGGCAGCACCAATGCCCGAGGTGATGTGGTCGTAGCCCGGAGCGATGTCCGTGATCAGCGGGCCGAGGGTGTAGAACGGGGCTTCGTCGCAGCATTCCAGTTGCTTGTCCATGTTCTCCTTCACCAGGTGCATGGGCACGTGGCCGGGACCCTCGATCATGCACTGGACATCGTGCTTCCAGGCGATTTTGGTGAGTTCACCCAGGGTTCCCAGTTCGCCGAACTGGGCGGCGTCGTTGGCGTCAGCTATTGAGCCGGGACGCAAGCCGTCGCCGAGACTGAAGGAAACATCGTATGCCTTCATGATTTCGCAGATGTCCTCGAAGTGCTCGTACAGGAAACTTTCCTTGTGATGGGCCAGGCACCATTTGGCCATGATGGAACCACCGCGGGAGACTATACCGGTCACGCGATTGGCGGTGAGCGGGACGTGATGCAGGCGCACGCCGGCGTGGATGGTGAAGTAGTCCACGCCCTGCTCGGCCTGTTCGATCAGGGTGTCCCGGAAAATTTCCCAGGTCAGGTCTTCGGCCACGCCGCCGACTTTTTCCAGGGCCTGGTAGATGGGCACGGTGCCGATGGGGACCGGGGAATTGCGGATGATCCATTCCCGGGTTTCGTGGATGTTCTTGCCGGTGGACAGGTCCATGATGGTGTCAGCGCCCCAGCGGATGCCCCAGGTCAGCTTTTCCACTTCTTCCTCAATTGAGGAGGTGACCGCCGAGTTACCAATGTTGCCGTTGATCTTCACCAGGAAGTTGCGGCCGATGATCATGGGCTCGATTTCCGGGTGGTTGATGTTGGCTGGGATGATGGCACGGCCGCGGGCCACTTCGTCACGAACGAATTCCGGGGTAATTTCCGGCGGGAGGTTGGCACCGAAGGACTGGCCGGGATGTTGCTGGTCCAGCAGGCCATGTTCCCGGGCCTCCTGGAGTTTCATGTTTTCCCGAATCGCAATGTATTCCATTTCCGGCGTAATGATGCCCTGGCGGGCATAGTGCATCTGCGAGACGTTCTTGCCCGGCTTTGCCCGCAAAGGCTTGCGCTCATCCATGAACCGGAGCGGGTCCAGCTGCGGGTCTTTCATACGCCGGCGGGTAAATTCGGAGGTGTAGCCGTCCAGCTGTTCGACGTCGCCCCGTTCGGCGATCCAGCCGGCACGGATTGGCATCAGGCCTTTGCGCAGGTCGATGTTTGCTTCGGGGTCGGTATACGGGCCGGAGGTGTCGTAAACGACCACCGGCGGGTTTTTCTCACCGCCCATTTCGGTGGGCGTATCCTCCACAGTAATTTCCCGCATGGGCACCCGGAGATCGGATCGGCTACCCTGCACGTAGATTTTTCGTGAGCTTGGTAACGGTTTGATTGCGGCGGAATCAACTCTGGCGGAATCGCTGAGGTAGGATGGCAGATCGGTCATCATTCGCTCCCGGTAGATGGACTGGGGTTTCGGGTCGCGTATGACGGAGCCTGCATGGGCAGTCGGAGCCACTCGGGCCGGACTGCTTTTGGGTCATCTGGTCTTAATCCCTACGCCGGTATTATCCGGATCAGGTCGCGGGTTCTGCGATGCAATCTCAGCCGGCCACCCAGGAATCAGGTAAGCCAGCACCCCGTCAAGACGCGAGTAAAAATTCGGTTCAGCACACAATTTGTGTGACGTTTGCAAGTGTAGAGGCCAGGGGAAATATTGTCCATAATGGCCAACCATAAGCCCGCCGGATGCGCAACCTGCTGCTTGAAAGCACTGTGCGGCCGGTTACCAGGCGTCCCGGACTGACGCCCATGTGCACAGGTATTCAGGAGAAAGAATGAAAAAACGACTGCTTTCCGGACTGATTGGCGTGATGGCCGCCCAACCGGCCCTTGCCCTTGACCTGATCGAGACCTACGAACAAGCCCTCTCCTACGACTCCGGCATCGCCGCCGCCCAGGCCAGTTTCGAGGCCCAGCAGGCCGCGAGTGACGTCAGCAAGAGTGCACTGTTGCCGCGAATCGGCGCCTTTGGTGAGGCCAACCATACAGACCTTGACGGTGAGATTCAGGACGAAAGCTACAAGTCCACCAGCTACGGCGTCCAGCTGACCCAGCCACTGTTCCGGGCCGACTCCTGGTTCCAGTATGACGCCAGCCAGTTCCAGACCGAATCCGCCCGGGCCCAGTACAATCTGGCCCAGCAGCA harbors:
- the metE gene encoding 5-methyltetrahydropteroyltriglutamate--homocysteine S-methyltransferase encodes the protein MVTTHSLGYPRIGAQRELKFALEAYWQGRLTEEELEITASDLRRRHWQDQQALDLVPAGDFSLYDQVLDMSETLGHLPERAGKPGGHRLDRYFRAARGRGANDDGCCGTQAGEMTKWFDTNYHYIVPEFHRTTEFKLDSTRILAQLDEAQQQGFRAKPVIIGPVTYLCLGKAKDGSDPLALLERLLPVYGELLDQLAEAGAEWVQVDEPALVTELDDRWRHAFSLAYHHLKGARPKLLLTTYFGQLRENLQLACELPVAGMHLDAVAARPEADRLADWLAPHKVLSLGVINGRNIWKTDLNATLDWLEPLHARLGSRLWLAPSCSLLHVPVDLEREDKLDPEIRQWLCFARQKLRELATLAKALNHGRASVARELEDNHIAVHSRRRSPRTHNPAVREAISRITPQLGQRNSTFEARHKLQSRALPLPRFPTTTIGSFPQTGDIRQARQQYRAGKLGKGDYLTRIKQEIAHCIREQEVLGLDVLVHGEAERNDMVEYFGEQLDGYSFSRFGWVQSYGSRCVKPPILFGDITRPKAMTINWLRYAQSLTDKPVKGMLTGPVTMLNWSFVRDDQPRAETCWQLALAIREEVQDLERAGTRIIQIDEAALREGLPLRKSDWQDYLDWAIDAFRIAANGVDDTTQIHTHMCYSEFNDIIQAIARMDADVITIETSRSDMELLDAFQDFEYPNDIGPGVYDIHSPNVPEQAEIIALMEKAAERIPAERLWINPDCGLKTRQWQEVSPALRAMVAAARELRQRLAQPAENGELVTQ
- the cpdA gene encoding 3',5'-cyclic-AMP phosphodiesterase: MTRPDEARPLRVLQITDPHLMAREDGALLGVNTRDSLAAVVDEVLQAHGQPDLILATGDLAQDASEQAYRVFGDSLSSFHCGSAWLAGNHDDSGVLSRVAAEYQADRRQILQGGWHFVLLDSSVHGKVYGELADSELAFLERALSEYPDVPTLVTLHHHPVDIGADWMEQIGLRNRDAFWAVIDRHPQVRVVLWGHVHQEHAEIRNGVQLLATPSTCIQFTSGARDFSVEPLAPGYRWFELEPGGHFSTEVHRARAFEFELDQKSSGY
- a CDS encoding DUF1249 domain-containing protein, coding for MTEWTMKPKRYVPDLRQLGALCDGNYQRLSKLRQLEADGKPVCEFELHRENQYLGRVRIKVLQTARFTETLLLEQVHNSGRWLNNPQMTVRVYHDAAMAEVISCYRDRQIAPVNDYPNRFMHHPDEKVQVNGFLADWLDYCLRFGHLPMEYAAWPAGEGVD
- a CDS encoding NUDIX domain-containing protein, which gives rise to MTEPFQFKDSDVKVEKRETVFQGFFRMDKLWLTHPRFDGRDMPVFTRELFIRGDATCVLPYDCDRDEVVLLEQFRLGALGRSQSPWLLELVAGMNEDGETPEEVAQREGQEEAGLTFSRLDKICDYLVSPGGSTEMIHLYCGHISTEDAGGLYGVEHEHEDIRAHVVSADEAIAMIHDGRINNAAAIIALQWLELNRSRLREGKQ
- the thiC gene encoding phosphomethylpyrimidine synthase ThiC, with product MTDLPSYLSDSARVDSAAIKPLPSSRKIYVQGSRSDLRVPMREITVEDTPTEMGGEKNPPVVVYDTSGPYTDPEANIDLRKGLMPIRAGWIAERGDVEQLDGYTSEFTRRRMKDPQLDPLRFMDERKPLRAKPGKNVSQMHYARQGIITPEMEYIAIRENMKLQEAREHGLLDQQHPGQSFGANLPPEITPEFVRDEVARGRAIIPANINHPEIEPMIIGRNFLVKINGNIGNSAVTSSIEEEVEKLTWGIRWGADTIMDLSTGKNIHETREWIIRNSPVPIGTVPIYQALEKVGGVAEDLTWEIFRDTLIEQAEQGVDYFTIHAGVRLHHVPLTANRVTGIVSRGGSIMAKWCLAHHKESFLYEHFEDICEIMKAYDVSFSLGDGLRPGSIADANDAAQFGELGTLGELTKIAWKHDVQCMIEGPGHVPMHLVKENMDKQLECCDEAPFYTLGPLITDIAPGYDHITSGIGAAMIGWYGCAMLCYVTPKEHLGLPNKDDVKTGIITYRIAAHAADLAKGHPGAQIRDNALSKARFEFRWEDQFNLGLDPDTARAYHDETLPKDSAKVAHFCSMCGPKFCSMKISQEVRDYAAENGLDEVSAIDAGMQEKSREFVESGGKLYDKV